Proteins co-encoded in one Candidatus Brocadia sp. genomic window:
- a CDS encoding DUF2130 domain-containing protein — protein sequence MSDQTITCPYCGKEIPLTETLSHQIKEGLRKEFELKSRDRELELAKREKILAEEKKILEDSQKAIDQQVSQRLQAEREKLKQEARKEVENAIQVKLKDLQEQNNEKEVKIAAAQKAELEFRKKIRELEELRKNQELEITRKLDEERKLISEKARKEAEEENRLKLMEKEKQLEDTKKALDEAKRKAHQGSIQTQGEVLELDLESLLRSQFPVDEIQPVPKGIKGADIAQKVHNRSGHYCGTILWESKHTKVWNDGWLSKLKDDQREVKAEIAVLVTETLPKGLETFGQIEGVWVTGSLLSIALASVLRTSLIELAQHKLSIVGKSEKMEVLYNYLSGPEFRQRIEAIVESFKTMKEDLDQEKRAMIKIWAKREKQIERIVNNTAGMYGDMEGIIGASLPHIKSLELTDGAEPLKRDDIS from the coding sequence ATGTCAGATCAAACAATAACATGCCCCTATTGCGGTAAAGAGATACCATTAACTGAAACACTCTCCCATCAGATAAAAGAAGGGCTTCGAAAAGAGTTCGAACTGAAATCACGGGATAGAGAATTAGAGCTTGCCAAGCGTGAGAAGATACTTGCAGAAGAGAAGAAAATTCTGGAAGACTCACAGAAGGCAATTGACCAGCAGGTCTCCCAGAGATTGCAGGCCGAAAGAGAAAAGCTAAAGCAAGAGGCTAGAAAAGAGGTTGAGAACGCCATTCAGGTTAAGTTAAAAGATTTGCAGGAACAGAATAATGAAAAAGAGGTGAAAATTGCCGCGGCCCAAAAGGCCGAGTTAGAATTTCGCAAGAAGATACGCGAGTTAGAAGAATTGAGAAAGAACCAGGAACTCGAAATAACCAGAAAACTCGACGAAGAACGTAAATTGATCTCTGAAAAGGCTAGAAAAGAAGCGGAGGAAGAAAATCGCTTAAAACTCATGGAAAAAGAGAAACAACTGGAAGACACCAAAAAGGCCCTTGACGAAGCCAAACGCAAGGCACACCAGGGTTCCATACAAACTCAGGGTGAGGTGTTGGAGTTGGATTTGGAATCTCTTTTAAGGTCCCAATTTCCGGTTGATGAAATCCAACCAGTACCCAAAGGAATTAAGGGGGCTGATATCGCTCAAAAAGTCCATAACCGGAGTGGCCATTATTGCGGCACTATTCTATGGGAATCAAAGCATACGAAGGTCTGGAATGACGGCTGGCTATCGAAACTGAAAGATGATCAGCGGGAGGTAAAGGCAGAAATTGCCGTCCTGGTGACAGAAACTCTGCCCAAGGGACTAGAAACTTTTGGTCAAATAGAGGGGGTGTGGGTCACGGGTTCTTTGTTGTCAATTGCCCTGGCGTCAGTTTTACGGACGAGTTTAATAGAGTTGGCGCAACACAAATTATCCATTGTTGGCAAAAGCGAAAAAATGGAGGTGCTTTACAATTATTTGTCAGGACCGGAATTCAGACAAAGAATTGAGGCGATCGTCGAATCGTTTAAAACCATGAAAGAAGATCTGGATCAGGAAAAAAGGGCAATGATAAAAATATGGGCAAAGAGAGAAAAACAGATTGAAAGGATAGTCAATAATACCGCCGGTATGTATGGCGACATGGAAGGTATTATTGGTGCGTCTCTGCCGCACATCAAGAGTTTGGAATTGACCGATGGGGCAGAGCCTCTTAAGAGAGATGATATCTCCTAG
- a CDS encoding restriction endonuclease codes for MIDKSKIPPSWDVVKLGEVCENVEVVKRKEKNGDTEFLYLDIGGIDNSINKIVSHKKYKWKDAPSRAQRIIFKDDVLFSTVRTYLKNIAIVENKTYNGEIASSGFTVIRGDKKVTNPKFLFYLSLSHSFLQPLNELQTGSSYPAVRDKDVFSQAIPLPPLHEQHRIVSKIEELFSELDKGIESLKTAQQQLKIYRQAVLKWAFEGRLTEEWRKENSHLNTAYDYLRQVSEIRKKNFLEAKKNGIKAIEKNYDFEFRRSEEINTWAKATLSKLIYIAGRIGWRGLTKDEYTTEGPLFLSVHSLNYGKHVEFEDAYHISEERYLESPEIMLKDKDILLCKDGAGIGKIGIINKLPSEATVNSSLLIIRGMEIFIPEFLYHLLSGPKLQSIVRKRITGSATPHLFQNDIRKFELLIPPLEEQNQIVQEIETRLSVCDKLEETITTALQQSEALRQSILKKAFEGKLVEQNPKDEPASKLLERIKAEKAAELRHVYRKK; via the coding sequence ATGATTGACAAAAGCAAAATACCTCCAAGCTGGGATGTGGTAAAGTTGGGGGAAGTGTGTGAAAACGTTGAAGTGGTAAAACGAAAAGAAAAAAATGGAGACACAGAATTTCTGTATTTAGATATAGGTGGAATTGACAACTCAATAAACAAAATTGTCAGTCATAAGAAATATAAATGGAAAGATGCACCTTCAAGAGCGCAGCGAATTATTTTTAAAGATGATGTTCTTTTTTCAACGGTAAGAACTTACTTGAAAAACATTGCAATAGTTGAGAATAAGACATACAACGGAGAAATTGCTTCATCAGGTTTCACTGTAATCAGAGGCGATAAGAAAGTCACAAATCCGAAGTTTCTTTTTTACCTATCTTTGTCTCATTCATTTCTTCAACCATTGAATGAATTGCAAACAGGAAGCTCATATCCTGCTGTTCGTGATAAGGATGTTTTCTCACAGGCAATCCCTCTTCCCCCCCTCCATGAACAACACCGCATCGTTTCCAAAATAGAAGAACTCTTCAGCGAATTAGACAAAGGCATTGAAAGTTTAAAAACCGCCCAGCAGCAACTCAAAATCTACCGCCAAGCCGTGTTGAAGTGGGCGTTTGAAGGAAGGTTGACAGAGGAATGGAGAAAAGAAAACTCACATTTAAATACAGCCTATGACTATTTAAGACAAGTATCGGAAATACGTAAGAAGAATTTTTTAGAAGCTAAAAAAAATGGTATAAAGGCAATTGAAAAAAATTATGATTTTGAATTTAGACGAAGTGAGGAAATAAATACTTGGGCAAAAGCCACTTTGAGTAAATTAATCTACATAGCGGGTAGAATAGGATGGAGAGGTTTAACAAAAGATGAATACACAACTGAAGGCCCATTGTTTTTAAGTGTGCATTCACTTAACTATGGAAAGCATGTAGAGTTTGAAGACGCTTATCATATTTCCGAAGAAAGGTATTTGGAAAGTCCAGAGATAATGCTTAAAGATAAAGATATATTGCTTTGTAAAGATGGTGCAGGTATTGGTAAAATTGGCATCATTAATAAACTTCCATCGGAGGCAACGGTAAATTCCTCTTTGCTTATAATAAGAGGTATGGAAATATTTATCCCTGAGTTTTTATATCATCTGCTAAGTGGACCTAAATTACAGAGTATAGTGCGAAAACGAATTACTGGAAGTGCTACTCCTCACTTATTCCAAAATGATATTAGAAAGTTTGAACTTCTTATTCCTCCCCTTGAAGAACAAAACCAAATCGTTCAAGAAATAGAAACCCGCCTTTCTGTATGCGATAAATTGGAGGAAACCATTACAACTGCTTTGCAGCAAAGTGAGGCGCTGAGACAAAGCATTTTGAAAAAGGCATTTGAAGGAAAGCTGGTAGAACAAAACCCCAAAGACGAACCGGCATCAAAACTGTTGGAGAGGATAAAGGCAGAAAAAGCTGCTGAGCTGCGACATGTTTATAGGAAAAAATAA
- a CDS encoding DEAD/DEAH box helicase, giving the protein MSNQNPEQRARDHIDKQLTACGWLIQKKNRINLHAGIGVAVREYLTDAGVADYVLFVDGKPVGVIEAKREEEGHRLTVHEVQSEEYGSSKLKYLHNEKLPFVYESTGEVTRFTDFRDPKPRSRPVFSFHRPETFRERLKKSKSLRGSLLDLPALPVERLRDCQIKAINNLEISFKDNRPKALIQMATGSGKTYTAITFIYRLLKYTQAKRILFLVDTRNLGEQAEQEFMAYQPNDDNRKLTELYGVHRLKSNNLPSDSQVYISTIQRLYSILKGTELEESAEEQNPNEKRWQPKEVPPVEYNEKLPTEFFDFVVIDECHRSIYNLWKQVLEYFDVFQVGLTATPDQRTVAYFDQNLVSEYAHEMAVADGVNVGYDVFLIDTRITQQGATFWKGAYIEHRERLSRKKRLELQDEDETYTAQQLDRDVVNPNQIRTIIRTFKEHLPEIFPDRYNGQGEFEAPKTLIFAKTDSHADDIIQIVREEFAEGNHFCKKVTYKTTEDPKTVLAQFRNEYYPRIAVTVDMIATGTDVKPLECLLFMRDVKSRNYFEQMKGRGTRTVPFDDLKKVSPSAKYTKDHFVIVDAIGVTKSLKTDSRPLEKKPGVPLKDLLAAIAVGARDEELFTSVANRLTRLEKQITDKEKRQFSEKTNGKTISQVVKDLLNAFNPDVLEDLRSKVEQENPDAAPVVKEEKYNHLKTELQNNAAKVFTGELNEYLENVRKAHEQKIDMQNPDTVTAVGWDRDSKTKAEIIVHDFKSWMMQHKDKITALQIFYAQPYRRRELTYAMIKEVLERLKAEKPVLAPMQVWRAYEQLEKANGSPRNELIALVSLIRKVSGMDKTLTAYDKIVDKNFQNWVFKKQAGALKFTEEQMQWLRMIKDHIATSIHLDADDLDYTPFDAAGGKGKMYQLFGDKMNEIINELNEALAA; this is encoded by the coding sequence ATGAGTAATCAAAATCCGGAACAAAGAGCACGAGACCATATTGATAAGCAACTCACTGCCTGCGGCTGGCTTATTCAGAAAAAGAACAGGATTAATCTTCATGCGGGAATTGGAGTTGCGGTTCGTGAGTATCTGACTGATGCGGGGGTAGCCGATTATGTTCTGTTTGTTGATGGGAAACCCGTTGGTGTTATTGAAGCCAAGCGTGAGGAAGAAGGACACCGCCTCACCGTTCATGAAGTACAATCTGAAGAATATGGCTCATCAAAACTCAAATACTTGCATAACGAAAAACTCCCGTTTGTATATGAAAGCACAGGCGAAGTAACCCGGTTTACCGACTTCAGAGACCCCAAGCCACGCTCAAGACCGGTATTTTCCTTTCACCGCCCGGAAACCTTCCGTGAAAGGCTGAAGAAATCGAAATCGCTCCGTGGCAGTTTGCTTGACCTGCCAGCGCTACCTGTTGAAAGATTGCGTGATTGCCAGATCAAGGCCATCAACAACCTTGAAATATCTTTCAAAGACAATAGACCGAAGGCGTTGATTCAGATGGCAACGGGTTCCGGAAAAACCTATACCGCCATCACGTTTATCTATCGTTTACTGAAATACACCCAGGCAAAACGTATATTGTTTTTAGTTGATACCAGAAATCTGGGCGAACAGGCAGAACAGGAATTCATGGCGTATCAGCCAAATGACGACAACCGCAAGCTCACCGAGTTGTATGGTGTGCATCGTTTGAAATCAAACAACCTCCCTTCCGACAGCCAGGTTTACATCAGCACCATTCAGCGATTGTATTCCATTCTGAAAGGAACGGAACTGGAGGAAAGCGCTGAGGAACAAAATCCGAACGAGAAAAGATGGCAGCCGAAAGAAGTCCCGCCTGTTGAATACAACGAAAAATTGCCGACTGAATTCTTTGATTTTGTGGTGATTGACGAATGCCACCGCAGTATTTACAACCTGTGGAAGCAGGTGCTGGAATACTTTGACGTGTTTCAGGTGGGATTAACCGCAACACCTGACCAACGCACGGTGGCTTACTTTGACCAGAACCTGGTCTCGGAATATGCTCACGAAATGGCTGTGGCTGACGGTGTGAATGTAGGTTACGATGTATTTCTTATTGACACGCGAATTACTCAACAGGGCGCTACCTTCTGGAAGGGCGCATACATAGAGCATCGTGAGCGATTGAGCAGGAAGAAACGACTGGAGTTGCAGGATGAGGATGAGACTTATACCGCCCAGCAGTTGGACAGGGACGTGGTGAATCCGAATCAGATCCGCACGATCATTCGCACGTTCAAAGAACATCTGCCCGAAATATTTCCCGACCGCTACAATGGACAAGGCGAATTTGAAGCGCCCAAGACACTCATCTTCGCCAAGACCGATTCCCATGCTGACGACATCATTCAGATCGTCCGTGAGGAGTTTGCCGAAGGGAATCATTTCTGTAAAAAAGTGACTTACAAAACAACTGAAGACCCGAAGACCGTGCTGGCGCAATTCCGCAACGAATATTATCCGAGGATTGCCGTTACGGTTGACATGATTGCCACCGGCACGGATGTAAAGCCATTGGAATGTTTGCTTTTCATGCGTGATGTAAAAAGCCGGAATTATTTTGAACAGATGAAGGGGAGAGGCACTCGAACCGTTCCCTTCGATGACCTGAAAAAGGTCTCGCCTTCTGCCAAATATACCAAAGACCATTTTGTGATCGTTGATGCCATCGGCGTTACAAAAAGTCTGAAAACCGACAGCCGTCCACTGGAAAAGAAGCCCGGTGTGCCTTTAAAAGATTTATTGGCAGCCATTGCCGTAGGCGCGCGGGACGAAGAGTTGTTCACCTCTGTTGCCAACCGTCTGACACGGCTGGAAAAACAAATTACCGATAAAGAGAAACGGCAATTTTCTGAAAAGACCAATGGCAAAACCATTTCGCAGGTGGTAAAAGACTTGTTGAATGCCTTCAATCCTGACGTCCTGGAAGATTTGCGCTCGAAAGTAGAACAGGAAAATCCTGACGCAGCGCCCGTTGTGAAGGAAGAAAAATACAACCATCTGAAAACCGAACTGCAGAACAACGCAGCAAAGGTATTTACCGGTGAGTTGAATGAATACCTTGAAAATGTCCGCAAGGCGCACGAACAGAAGATTGATATGCAGAACCCCGATACCGTAACTGCCGTGGGTTGGGACAGAGACAGTAAAACAAAGGCGGAAATCATCGTACATGATTTCAAGTCATGGATGATGCAGCACAAGGATAAAATTACTGCCTTGCAGATATTTTATGCGCAGCCTTATCGCAGGCGTGAACTCACCTACGCCATGATTAAAGAGGTGCTGGAAAGATTGAAGGCAGAGAAGCCCGTGCTTGCGCCCATGCAGGTGTGGCGCGCATACGAGCAACTGGAAAAAGCAAACGGCTCACCGAGAAATGAACTGATTGCATTGGTCTCTTTGATCCGTAAAGTTTCAGGTATGGATAAGACGCTGACGGCTTACGACAAAATCGTGGACAAAAATTTCCAAAACTGGGTGTTTAAGAAACAGGCGGGCGCATTGAAGTTTACAGAAGAACAGATGCAATGGTTGCGGATGATAAAAGACCACATCGCCACCAGCATCCATCTGGATGCCGATGACCTGGATTACACACCCTTTGATGCCGCAGGCGGCAAGGGGAAGATGTATCAGCTTTTTGGCGACAAGATGAATGAGATTATAAACGAACTCAACGAGGCATTGGCGGCATGA
- a CDS encoding SAM-dependent DNA methyltransferase — MNNTSGTISKIWSFCNTLRDDGVGYGDYLEQLTYMLFLKMADEFSKPPYNRKLPIPQAYTWESLTEKKGAALELHYTTLLRELSQQKGILGQIFTKSQNKIQDPAKLYKLIDMIDKEQWSTMGTDVKGQIYEGLLEKNAEDTKSGAGQYFTPRALIKVMVECLRPEPYKTIADPACGTGGFFLAAYDFIASKPSLDTGQKRFLKYKTFFGNEIVASTRRLCLMNMFLHNIGDIDSESVISSNDALVADDGRRYDYVLTNPPFGKKSSMTFTNEEGEQEKEDLTYNRQDFWATTSNKQLNFVQHIHTILKTTGQAAVVVPDNVLFEGGAGETVRRKLLETTDLHTILRLPTGIFYAQGVKANVIFFDAKTAGKKAWTKETWFYDYRTNIHHTLKKNPLRLDDLKDFITCYNPTNRHKRKETYNRETNPEGRWRKFMYDEIIGRDKTSLDITWIKDKSLADLDNLPDPDELAGDIIENLEAGLESFREIMQSINGRK; from the coding sequence ATGAACAACACATCCGGCACTATCAGCAAAATATGGAGCTTTTGCAACACCCTTCGGGATGACGGTGTAGGCTATGGCGATTATTTAGAGCAACTCACGTATATGCTGTTCCTGAAAATGGCAGATGAGTTTTCCAAACCGCCATATAACCGTAAACTTCCCATCCCTCAGGCATATACCTGGGAAAGTCTGACTGAAAAGAAGGGCGCAGCGCTGGAACTACATTACACCACGTTGCTTCGTGAGCTTTCGCAACAAAAAGGCATCCTGGGGCAAATTTTTACCAAGAGCCAAAACAAGATTCAAGACCCCGCCAAACTCTACAAGCTCATTGACATGATTGACAAGGAACAGTGGAGCACCATGGGCACAGATGTGAAGGGACAGATTTACGAAGGGCTGCTGGAGAAAAATGCAGAGGACACCAAAAGCGGCGCCGGGCAATACTTCACACCAAGGGCGCTGATTAAAGTAATGGTGGAATGTCTTAGGCCTGAGCCTTATAAAACCATTGCAGACCCGGCATGCGGGACTGGTGGTTTCTTCTTGGCTGCTTACGATTTTATTGCCAGCAAACCTTCGCTGGATACGGGACAAAAGCGGTTTCTTAAGTATAAGACATTTTTCGGTAATGAGATTGTCGCCAGTACCCGCAGGCTGTGTCTGATGAATATGTTCCTGCACAACATTGGTGACATTGACAGCGAGAGTGTGATTTCTTCCAACGATGCGCTGGTTGCCGACGATGGCAGGCGGTATGATTATGTCCTTACCAATCCGCCTTTCGGAAAGAAGAGCAGTATGACGTTTACCAATGAAGAAGGCGAACAGGAAAAGGAAGACCTTACCTACAACCGGCAGGATTTTTGGGCAACTACGAGTAACAAGCAGCTCAATTTTGTCCAGCATATTCACACCATTTTAAAAACGACAGGGCAGGCAGCCGTCGTGGTGCCTGATAATGTATTGTTTGAAGGCGGGGCGGGAGAAACGGTGCGCAGGAAACTTTTGGAAACAACTGACCTGCACACCATCCTTCGCTTGCCAACGGGGATTTTTTACGCTCAGGGCGTAAAGGCGAATGTGATTTTTTTTGATGCAAAAACTGCCGGGAAAAAGGCATGGACGAAGGAAACCTGGTTTTACGATTACCGTACCAACATTCATCACACACTGAAAAAAAATCCCCTACGGTTGGACGACCTGAAAGATTTCATTACATGCTATAATCCAACTAACCGCCACAAAAGGAAGGAAACATATAACCGTGAAACAAATCCCGAAGGCAGGTGGAGGAAATTTATGTATGACGAAATCATTGGCCGTGATAAGACCTCGCTTGACATCACATGGATAAAGGATAAGTCCTTAGCCGACCTTGATAACTTGCCCGACCCTGATGAACTGGCTGGAGATATCATTGAAAATTTGGAAGCTGGTCTGGAAAGTTTCAGGGAGATCATGCAATCTATCAACGGTAGGAAATAG
- the tnpA gene encoding IS200/IS605 family transposase → MANTYTQIYLHVIFAVKGRDNLISPTWKEELYKYITGIVTNKNQKLIAINGMPNHVHLLVGLKPDIAPSDLIRDVKANSSKFIKDKQWVMGKFEWQLGFGGFSYSHSQLDVIINYIRGQEEHHKTKSFKEEYLEFMKRYAIDYKTEYLFEDV, encoded by the coding sequence ATGGCAAATACCTATACACAAATTTATCTGCATGTGATTTTTGCAGTGAAGGGACGAGACAATCTTATTTCGCCCACGTGGAAAGAGGAACTATACAAATACATCACTGGCATCGTTACCAACAAAAATCAAAAACTGATTGCCATTAATGGCATGCCCAACCATGTTCATCTGCTGGTTGGATTGAAACCAGACATCGCACCTTCAGACTTAATCAGGGATGTAAAGGCAAACTCATCCAAATTCATCAAAGATAAACAATGGGTCATGGGAAAATTTGAATGGCAACTCGGTTTTGGTGGATTTTCATACAGCCATTCACAATTAGATGTCATTATCAATTACATCAGAGGCCAGGAAGAGCATCATAAAACAAAATCATTCAAGGAGGAATACCTTGAATTTATGAAACGCTATGCAATTGATTACAAGACGGAATACCTGTTTGAAGATGTTTAG